The following are encoded together in the Oryzias melastigma strain HK-1 linkage group LG17, ASM292280v2, whole genome shotgun sequence genome:
- the mtf2 gene encoding metal-response element-binding transcription factor 2, translating to MRDSGVANHLLVHHRSHLHQQGAPLLPSSLSDKEEYGEEGMSARFREGQDVLARWSDGLFYLGTITKIDEEKQRCFIVFEDRSKSWVFWKDIQTGDEDDEDDEDEDIVCSICQEEMSEEPNEIVICDKCGQGYHQLCHDPIIDAAVIDSDDNWLCSECELASLSKKNSSLKRRTSSKIGSKHEAEPQQHMELQLSFPYALDKLVWDQGHKTNLQQCYCYCGDPGHWYLKMLQCRRCQQWFHEACLHCLQMPMLYGDRFYLFICSVCNGGPEYVSRLPLSWKDVAHLSLYNMSVIQKKKYFDSENHLLEYINDNWELLQMGELADTPIAERCENILKALNTNSCIFKSGKEVKKKKHLFSLRVCFPPSPPHSDEPVNGLMEKTSHEITIKGCKPTATTLSGMGSPSTLTNGTEKKKKKKKKKKRRKQGVSFLETESQRFSERLSQETRSPLPLEPHPLHQFPSVKKSQCQLSSQTLEVESIGDLSVSETTSTSISRQSSLCSSLMHRPPYSMPASSPPLKRKRGRPRRALQPPNPEIPPPNHADVDPPASESLPPPGLHSSNIVHGLDPNSQLSHLRSSISNYFGAAGRLACGEKYKVIARRVTFDGKVQYLVEWEGVAAS from the exons ATGAG AGACTCGGGAGTCGCTAATCACCTGTTGGTCCACCACAGATCTCACCTGCATCAGCAGGGTGCTCCTCTGTTACCCAGCAGCCTCTCTGATAAAGAGGAGTATGGGGAAGAAGGCATGTCTGCCCGCTTCAGAGAGGGACAGGACGTGTTGGCCCGCTGGTCAGATGGCCTTTTTTACTTGGGAACCATCACAAAG ATTGATGAGGAGAAACAGCGGTGCTTCATAGTCTTTGAAGATCGGTCAAAGTCCTGGGTTTTCTGGAAGGATATTCAAACAG gagatgaagatgatgaggatgatgaggacGAGGACATCGTGTGCTCTATATGTCAGGAGGAAATGTCAGAGGAACCCAATGAGATCGTCATTTGTGATAAATGTGGACAAG GCTACCACCAGCTCTGTCACGACCCCATCATCGACGCTGCCGTCATCGACTCTGATGACAACTGGCTCTGCTCTGAGTGTGAACTGGCATCTCTATCAAAG AAGAACAGTTCGCTCAAGAGGAGGACATCATCCAAAATCGGTTCCAAACATGAAGCAGAACCCCAGCAGcacatggagctgcagctctcctTCCCATACGCCCTGGACAAGCTGGTTTGGGACCAGGGCCACAAAACCAACCTCCAACAGTGCTACTGCTACTGTGGGGATCCAGGACA CTGGTACCTGAAGATGCTGCAGTGTAGACGGTGTCAGCAGTGGTTCCACGAAGCCTGTCTCCATTGTTTACAGATGCCCATGCTCTACGGCGACAG gttttatttattcatctgttCAGTTTGCAATGGTGGACCAGAGTATGTGAGCCGGCTGCCGCTCAGCTG GAAGGATGTGGCTCATCTGAGTCTGTACAACATGAGTGTGATTCAGAAGAAGAAGTACTTTGACTCTGAAAACCACCTGTTGGAGTACATCAACGACAACTGGGAGCTGCTGCAGATGGGAGAG CTCGCCGATACACCGATCGCTGAGCGCTGTGAGAACATTCTGAAGGCCTTAAACACCAACAGCTGCAT ATTCAAGTCTGGAAaagaggtgaagaagaagaagcacttgTTTAGTCTGCGGGTGTGCTTTCCACCCTCGCCCCCCCACAGCGACGAGCCGGTGAACGGGCTGATGGAGAAGACTTCACATGAGATCACCATAAAGGGCTGCAAGCCCACCGCCACCACCCTGTCAGGAATGGG AAGTCCCAGTACTTTAACCAACGGcacggaaaagaagaagaagaagaagaagaaaaagaaaaggaggaaaCAGGGAGTGTCTTTTCTGGAGACGGAATCCCAGCGCTTCAGTGAGCGCCTGAGCCAG GAAACGAGAAGCCCTCTCCCTCTGGAGCCCCACCCTCTGCATCAGTTCCCCTCAGTCAA AAAAAGCCAGTGTCAGCTTTCATCCCAAACCCTGGAAGTGGAATCCATTGGAGACCTCAGCGTGTCGGAAACTACCTCAACCAGCATTTCCAGGCAGTCCAG CCTCTGCAGCTCCCTGATGCACAGACCTCCCTACAGCATGCCCGCGTCTTCTCCTCCTCTAAAACGGAAACGTGGACGCCCACGGCGAGCTCTGCAGCCTCCCAACCCGGAGATCCCCCCTCCCAACCACGCAGACGTGGACCCCCCCGCCTCGGAGAGCCTCCCCCCTCCTGGTCTCCACTCCTCCAACATCGTCCATGGATTGGATCCCAACAGTCAGCTGTCCCACCTCAGGAGCTCCATCAGCAACTACTTTGGAGCAGCAGGGCGCCTGGCTTGTGGGGAGAAGTATAAGGTGATCGCCCGACGGGTCACCTTTGACGGAAAGGTGCAGTATTTGGTGGAGTGGGAAGGAGTCGCTGCCTCGTAG
- the dipk1aa gene encoding divergent protein kinase domain 1A: MAKALLPRAWVKKSFYFQARISFMRVKYLFLTWLTVLVSSWVIYVQYSAYTELCRGHECKNAICEKYRRGVIDGSACSSLCDKETLYFGRCLSSLPNNQVYTGSWGDHSGIIHCQLGEVARYDLSEEPEPRREAPAFDKPSKGTSVEKFREMVFSLLKAKLGEQVNLSGLVSHILSVTDGNRDGRVSLPEARSTWAILQMDEVLLGLLLQERGHTPRLLGFCGDLYMTERVPYGPLYGFALPWPLVSWVPNSLQRTIDQWFTPSWPRKAKISMGLLELVEDVFHGTYGNFLICDLAAMHFGYTDRHELRLTKTQVVVPEFEFRRVMRALRCEKDADCVYGADCQTSCDLSENRCREKPLQPNLAKACRTLKDYLLRGAPSGMREELERQLFACMALRGNSRQLDMEHSLILNNLKALLWRQISHTKDS, from the exons ATGGCGAAGGCTCTGCTTCCACGGGCGTGGGTGAAGAAGTCCTTCTACTTTCAG GCTCGGATCTCCTTCATGCGGGTGAAGTACCTGTTTCTCACATGGCTGACGGTGCTGGTGAGCAGCTGGGTGATCTACGTGCAATACTCCGCCTACACAGAGCTGTGCAGAGGACACGAATGCAAGAACGCAATC tgtgaaaaGTACAGAAGAGGAGTGATTGATGGCTCAGCTTGCAGCAGTCTGTGTGACAAAGAGACGCTCTACTTTGGAAGGTGCTTGTCGTCACTGCCAAACAACCAG GTCTACACGGGAAGCTGGGGGGACCACAGCGGCATCATCCACTGTCAGCTGGGGGAAGTGGCACGCTATGATCTGAGTGAAGAACCCGAGCCACGGAGGGAGGCTCCGGCATTCGACAAGCCTTCTAAAGGCACCTCAGTGGAGAAGTTCAGAGAGATGGTCTTCAGTCTTCTCAAG GCCAAGCTCGGAGAGCAGGTGAATCTTTCCGGCCTGGTCAGTCACATCCTCTCTGTCACGGATGGCAACAGAGATGGTCGAGTGTCCCTGCCAGAGGCGCGCTCAACATGGGCCATCCTGCAGATGGATGAG GTGCTGCTGGGCCTCCTGCTGCAGGAGCGTGGACACACTCCTCGCCTCCTCGGCTTCTGTGGAGACCTCTACATGACCGAGCGTGTCCCCTACGGGCCTCTGTATGGGTTTGCGTTGCCGTGGCCACTGGTTTCCTGGGTGCCCAACAGTTTGCAACGAACTATTGATCAGTGGTTCACCCCATCGTGGCCTCGCAAAGCTAAGATCTCCATGGGCCTGCTGGAGCTCGTAGAGGACGTCTTTCATGGCACCTACGGCAACTTTCTGATCTGCGACCTGGCAGCGATGCACTTTGGATACACTGACCGGCACGAGCTTCGCTTGACTAAAACTCAAGTAGTAGTCCCTGAATTCGAGTTCAGGCGCGTCATGCGGGCCCTGAGGTGCGAGAAGGATGCAGACTGCGTGTACGGTGCAGACTGCCAGACGTCGTGTGATTTATCAGAGAACCGGTGCAGAGAGAAGCCCCTCCAGCCAAACCTGGCAAAGGCATGCCGCACACTGAAGGACTATCTCCTGCGAGGAGCGCCATCAGGAATGAGGGAGGAACTGGAGAGGCAGCTGTTTGCCTGCATGGCCCTCAGAGGGAATTCCAGGCAGCTGGATATGGAACATTCCCTCATCCTCAACAACTTGAAAGCCCTATTGTGGAGACAAATCTCCCACACCAAGGACTCGTGA